The window TTTTCGATTAATACGAAAATGGAAGTTGTCATAAATTAGGAGGAGAGACTATGTTAGAATTTGAAACAGGTATGGATCAACTAGCTGTCATTAAAGTAATTGGTGTAGGCGGCGGTGGTAACAATGCCGTAAATCGCATGATTGAGCATGGGGTTCAAGGTGTGGACTTCATCGCTGTTAATACAGATGCACAAGCTTTAAATTTGTCAAAAGCTGAATATAAATTACAAATTGGTGGGAAATTAACACGCGGTCTTGGTGCGGGTGCGAATCCTGAAGTTGGTAAGAAGGCAGCTGAAGAAAGTCGCGAACAACTTGAAGAAGTATTGCGCGGTGCCGATATGGTATTCGTAACAGCTGGTATGGGCGGCGGTACTGGTACTGGTGCAGCGCCAGTAATTGCGTCAATTGCACGTGATTTAGGCGCATTAACAGTCGGTGTTGTTACACGTCCATTCACATTTGAAGGACGAAAGCGTCAAACGCAAGCGATCGGTGGTATTTCATCGATGAAAGAAGCGGTAGATACGTTAATCGTCATTCCAAATGATAAACTTCTTCAAATCGTTGATAAATCGACACCGATGTTAGAAGCGTTCCGAGAAGCGGATAATGTTTTACGACAAGGTGTTCAAGGTATCTCAGATTTAATCGCAACGCCAGGTTTAATTAACCTTGACTTTGCCGATGTAAAAACGATTATGTCTGATAAAGGCTCTGCACTAATGGGAATTGGTATTGCGGCAGGTGAAAACCGTGCTGTTGAAGCAGCGAAAAAGGCGATTTCATCTCCACTTCTTGAAACGTCAATTGACGGAGCAAAAGGTGTGATTATGAATATTACAGGTGGCTCGAACTTAAGTTTATATGAAGTTCAAGAAGCAGCTGATATAGTTCAATTGGCTTCAGATGAAGAGGTTAATATGATCTTTGGTTCGGTAATTAATGATAATTTAAATGATGAAATTATCGTAACTGTTATCGCAACAGGCTTTTCGGATGACTTTAGCGCTCCAAATCCAACGCCAATTCGTCCAACTCTAGGTGCCCGTCAACAGGCGGCGTCTACACAGCCAGCACCACAGCAGCAAACGCAACAGCCGCGTGCGCAAGAGCATGTTCAACAAGAAATGCCACGTCAGCAAACGCAGCAAACGTATCAACAGGAAGAAACATTAGATATTCCTACATTTTTACGCAATCGAAATCGTAACCGATAATAGATTCATAATATAGAGGTTGTTCTAGTAGTCCATAAAAGTGACTACTAGAACAACCTCTTTTTTTTTCGTAATGAGATGATTCTATAAAAATTAGACAAAAGATTCTACTCTTTTGATGTAAGTTTACTATTATGGATTCTTATAAATTGTGTGCTTTGTGCAAAGCCAGCCTTTAAAAAGTATTGCTTCTGAATCTTTCTAGATTTATTGCGCTGCTACCGTGGGAGGCGGCGTTATCCTAATTAGATTTTCATCCTATTCCAATCAGCATGTATTGCAAGCACGTATGTATTACAAGGCAGATTTTTGTGTTGTACTAGTATTTCAATATTAGATTCGAACATATGAAAAGAACTTTATATCAGGAGGTAAATAATTAGGAGGTAGGTTGGTTGAAATTTAAACAGAAAGAGTTGATTGGAATGGAGGGAAGGCGAGTGTAGCTGACGGCTGTCGCCTTTCGCTACAGAGCGAAGCTTCCTACGGGAACAGCAACATAGGAACGAAGGTTAAAACCATCACGTCCTGTGACAACGCCTTCGTGACCAACTTCGTGTTGGCCCGAAAATCCACTTGTTTCGAGATGCATCTCGAAACAAGTTAGTTGGAGCCGTGCACGTGGAAAGCGTCCGTACCGCATTGGAAATCAACTCCCCTCCTTTATTGATGAATTTATTAATAGGGATTCTTTATTTCAATTTATATATATTTAGGTATGGCATCAAAATGTCGAAATAATTTAATTTGTCTGACATTATGTCTATAAAATTATGTTAATTCCTTCTATGATTTGACAAATTATGTATGAGTTCAATGATAGTCTTGGTTATAGGAGGAACAACAATACATGATAGGGGAACTCATCGTCTTATTTAACTTTTTTTTCAATATTATTTTACTTCGCTTTACACAAGCAGTGACTAGATATCCGATAAAGACATGGCGATTAATAAGTGGTGCTTTTTGCAGTGCCCTTATAGCTGTTGTTTTTTATGAATCAATCGTAATGACAATTGTTAGTTTTATTGTATTGATAGGAATTGCATTTTCATTTCGATGGAGCAGTTTTTTTGTTCAAGGTAGCTGGTTAATGATGGGAACATTTCTGGCAGGAGGCTTACTTAGTGCAGTTCAACCTTATTTACTTAAACATTCCATTTTTGCTTATATTTTGTTCTGTTTAGGCATAGCTTGTAGTAGTTTATTTTTGATGAAAAGAAGTTGGTTTAACAAATTACAACAAGTCGTCCAGCAACAATATGTTACAAACTGTGAGGTTGAGTTATTTGACCAAACGTTGAGGTTACTAGCCTATATCGATACTGGAAATGAATGTCTTGAACCGTTAAGTAGAGCACCTGTACATTTCATCTCTTTTAAAGCCGTTCACGAGCAATTAGAGCCTACTTTTGAAGCAAGCTTAGAAAAATGGTCGGAACATGATCCATTAGCTCTTGAAATGTTTTCTAAAGAACTTCGGAAAAATATCCGTATTGTTCCGCTAACAACTGTACAGAATAGCTCCGTTTTAGTCCCTGCGTTTCGAGCGCAAATAAAAATTAATGAGAAAATAGATAAAAATCATTATGTTATTTTTACAAAAAATGATGCTCGTTTCCCGCAAAAGGCTCAAATGATTGCACATGTATCTGTTCTTACAAATAGATAAAGGAGGATCAATATTGCTTCAAAAAATAAAAAATATATTATTAAACTTATTTAACAAGTATTTCAAAAAAGGGACATATTATATAGGAGGACATGATTCATTGCCTATTCCACTTACAAGAGAAGAAGAAGTTGTTGTTGTTGAAGCATTTATGAATGGTGACTTACATGCCAGAGATATGTTAATTGAGCGTAATTTGCGTTTAGTCGTTTATATAGCAAGAAGGTTTGATAATACTGCTACACCAATAGAAGATTTAATAAGTATCGGATCAATTGGCTTAATTAAGGCCATTGAAACATTTAATTTAGACAAAAACATCAAATTGGCGACGTATGCCTCCCGTTGTATTGAAAACGAAATTTTAATGCATCTACGAAAAACAAGCCGCATGAAGGGAGAGGTTTCGTTAGATGAGCCATTAAATTCTGATGCAGACGGTAATGAGTTGTTATTATCGGATATTTTAGGAACAGAAGAGCATATTATTACAATGGATGTTGAACGTAAGTTAGAAAGACAGCATATGTTTGGTGCGATTGATAAACTAACACCACGTGAAAAATATATTATGGAATGCCGCTTCGGTTTAAATGGAAAAGAGGAAATGACACAAAAAGAAGTGGCAGATCATTTAGGTATTTCACAATCTTATATTTCGCGTTTAGAGAAAAAAATCATTTTAGATTTACGTGAGCATTTAAATGAGCCAATTGCTTAAGTATGGTTAAAATTGGTGTGCATACAGTTTTTTATTCCGGACAAACTTAAACGAAAGAGAACAGTCTGGAAGGTGAGATTGAATGCGTACTAAAGTTGAATTATGCGGAGTCGACACTTCTACTTTACCCGTATTAAAGCATGAGGAAATGAAAAGTTTATTTATTCGTTTGCAACAAGGAGAAGACTATGTTCGTGAAGAATTAGTTATTTGTAATTTGCGTTTAGTTTTAAGTATCGTTGGGCGTTTTGCTTACCGAGGTGAGCAAGCGGATGATTTGTTCCAAGTTGGGTGTATTGGTCTTTTAAAAGCTATTGATAATTTTGACTTGAAGCATAATGTCCGCTTCTCAACATATGCAGTCCCAATGATTATTGGTGAGATTCGCCGCCATTTACGCGACCATCATTCTTTACGCGTGTCTAGGTCGCTACGTGATATCGCATATAAGGCAATGAAAGCGAAAGAAGCCTTTATTGCGGAATTTTTAGTGGAGCCAACGATTGAACAAATCGCAAAGGCAATCGAGATGAAAAAAGAGGATGTTTTGTTCGCATTAGATGCGATACAAGATCCAATGTCCTTACAAGAGCCGATTTATTCAGATGGCGGTGATGCCATTTACATGATAGATCAAATTAAGGATCAAGTAACGGAAGAACAATGGGTAGGAGCAATTTCCGTGCAGGAAAGCTTAAAAAAATTAGATGTAAGACAACAAATGATTGTAACAAAGCGCTTTTATTATGGGGAAACACAAACAGAAATTGCACAATCCTTAGGCATTTCACAAGCACAAATTTCAAGAATCGAAAAAAGTGCGATTGAATTGATGAAGCGTGATTATCGATGATAAATACAGGTGTGGCTGACAGCTTTGCCTATCGTTACAAACTACTTTTCCTACTGCAACAGACAAGTGGGTGAAGAGCCAAGATAAGGATCAAAATCAAGGGCAAAAAATCTAAACCTGTCATGTTTTGTGACAACACATTTGTGACCAACGTCGTGTTGGACAAAAAAATCCGCATGGTAAAGACACAACTCGGTCTATCTTGATCTTGTTGTGTTTTTTCTAATTAATTTCAACAAATAATTAATCTTTATGTTAAGCGGAAAAATTATGTGTATAAATATTTAATTCGACTAAGTAATTGAACGAAATGAAAGGATGGGGAAATGCGCTTTTCTTCTGTGCAGGAAAAGGAAATTATTGAGGCATCCAGTGGAAAGTTTATTGGATACATTGTGGACGCAGAGGTTTGTGAAAAGGAAGGAACTATTTTAGCCTTTATAATTTCTACACCAAAAAAGTTTTACCACCTATTTCAAGGGGAAGAGAGTACTAGAAAAGTCTCATTTAGTCATATACTCACAGTCGGAAAAGATGTTATTCTTGTAAAAACAAGCGAGGAATAGGTCGCGCTATTCATTGAAAATAATGATAGCCCTTGTTACAATAAAAGAAACTATTGTTGTAAAGTTGGGAAAAAAGTGACGAAAATAATAAATAATTTAGAACTAATTCAAAAACAAATAGAATATGCAAAGCAGCGAGCAAGCCAAATGCAAGAAGTTAAGATTATTGCCGTTACAAAAGAAGTGGATGTAGCACGTACCGAGGAAGCGATCGCAGCGGGTATAATACATTTAGGTGAAAATCGTCCAGAAGGCTTGGCACGAAAGTTAGAGTCGATTCATTCGGATGTCGAGTGGCACTATATTGGCTCTTTACAAACGCGTAAAGTAAAACAAGTTATTCAGCAAATTGATTATTTGCATTCTTTAGATCGCTTAAGTTTGGCCGAAGAAATAGAAAAGCGTGCAACAAATGTTGTGAAATGTTTTGTTCAGGTTAATGTCTCAGGTGAAGAGTCTAAGCAAGGATTAACGAAGGAGCAAGCTTTAGAGTTTTTAAAACAACTGCAACCGTTTACAAAAATTGAAGTCGTAGGATTAATGACAATGGCGCCTTATACAGCCGATGAGCATATAATTCGCCAAGTATTTCGTGAATTAAAACAGTTGCAACAGGTAGTTGTACAATTACGTTTACCGAATGTACCATGTACTGAACTGTCGATGGGCATGTCAAATGACTTTGAGATTGCAGTTGAAGAAGGTGCGACATTTGTGAGGATTGGAACAGCTCTTGTTGGCTAAGGAGGAAGTAAGATGAGCATAAAAAATATTTTCGACAAATTCTTTTATCTAGAAGATATAGAAGATGAACAAGCTCCAGGTCAAGCAGCCCAAATGCAACAACCTGTTCCCAAGCCTGTTTCATCACCAAAACAAGAACAGATGCCACAGCAGGTTATCCAAAATCGCATGAAAAAAGAGCGTAAAACCCAGCCCCAAATACGCAATAATGAAGTTGCTGTTCCAAATAATGTTGTAAGTTTGCAAGCTGCGACCTCTTCTAAAAACTCGAAGCTAGTTTTAGTAGAGCCGCGAGTTTATGCAGAAGCGCAAGATATTGCCGAGCAATTAAAAAATAAACGAGCGACTGTTGTTAATTTACAACGTATTGATAGAGACCAAGGGAAGCGAATAATCGATTTTTTAAGCGGAACAGTGTATGCTTTAGGTGGCGACATTCAGCGAATCGGAACAGATATTTTCCTATGTACTCCTGAAAATGTAGAAGTATCTGGAGAAATTTCGAATTTTGTGTTTGAGTAATATTTTAAGTAGAGAGGTATAGTAAACTATGATTTTTTCAATTGTATCAACAGCATTTCTCGTGTATCGATTTATGTTAATCGGGTACATACTTATGTCTTGGGTACCAGCGCTACAAGAATCAGCGGTTGGTAGATTCCTTGAGACAGCATGTGAACCGTATTTAGGATTTTTCCGTAAATTTATCCCACCAATTGGTATGATTGATATTTCGCCAATCGTTGGACTATTTGTACTTGTATTCATTGAACAAGGTGTATACAGCGTACTTGGATATTTACTCTAAGGTGTAATCCCTCTGCTACAATGTAGAGGGGTTCTTTTTGATATTACATAATTGACACGAGAGGGAAGGTGATTTTATGCAGCATTTAATTCAACATTTTCGGAAAGATGAGCAGCCATTTATCGAACAAGTAATCGGATGGCAACGTGAAGTTGAGGATCGTTATGCCCCGAAATTAACAGACTTCCTTGATCCAAGACAACGATTTATCGTGGAATCCATCATTCGTCAATCAGAGGACGTTCACGTTTTTACAGAAGGGCTCTTTGATCATGCCGAAAGACAGCGAATGCTAATCGCGCCTTCTTACTTCCAGGCAACGAAGGAAGATTTTCAAATGGCTTGTTATGCAGTCAATTACCCGTCTAAATTTGTTCAAATCAAACATCCAGATGTATTAGGTGCTTTGTTATCGATCGGATTAGACCGTAGTAAATTTGGCGATATTCGTCTCGCAGAAAATACGGTGCAATTTATAATGGCTATGGAAATTGCTGACTATGTTCGTGCAAATTTAACGGGTATCGGAAAAATTAAAGTGCATGTAGAGGAAATCCAAACAACGATGCTATTACTTCAAATTGAAGAGCAATGGGTGGAGAGCTCATATACTGTTTCTTCCATGCGTTTAGATGTTGTATTGGCAACGGTGGCAAATATATCGCGCCAAAAATCACAAAATTTAATCGGTGCTGGTAAAGTGAAAGTAAACTGGACTGTTCGAGAAGCGACTTCTTTTGAATTACAAGAAGGTGATATTATTTCTGCTCGAGGCTTCGGAAGAGTGAAAATAATTATGACAGAAGGGCGAACGAAAAAAGACAAAATACGATTACAAATAGGTCGTTTAGAGCAAAAAGTATAAATTTCCAGTTTTATTTCCGGAAATTTGATGTTATTCAGTATAGAAACGATTATAATAAATTTTAAATACATTCGTGCAAAGGAGAGTCGAACGATATGCCATTATCACCTCTTGATATACATAATAAAGAATTTACGCGTGGATTCCGTGGTTATGCAGAAGACGAGGTAAATGAATTTTTAGATCAGATTATTAAAGATTATGAGATTCTTTTGCGAGAAAAGAAAGAATTAGAAGAAAAAGTGAAATCCATGGCAGACCAAATGAACCATTATAGTTCACTAGAAGAAACA is drawn from Solibacillus sp. R5-41 and contains these coding sequences:
- the ftsZ gene encoding cell division protein FtsZ, whose amino-acid sequence is MLEFETGMDQLAVIKVIGVGGGGNNAVNRMIEHGVQGVDFIAVNTDAQALNLSKAEYKLQIGGKLTRGLGAGANPEVGKKAAEESREQLEEVLRGADMVFVTAGMGGGTGTGAAPVIASIARDLGALTVGVVTRPFTFEGRKRQTQAIGGISSMKEAVDTLIVIPNDKLLQIVDKSTPMLEAFREADNVLRQGVQGISDLIATPGLINLDFADVKTIMSDKGSALMGIGIAAGENRAVEAAKKAISSPLLETSIDGAKGVIMNITGGSNLSLYEVQEAADIVQLASDEEVNMIFGSVINDNLNDEIIVTVIATGFSDDFSAPNPTPIRPTLGARQQAASTQPAPQQQTQQPRAQEHVQQEMPRQQTQQTYQQEETLDIPTFLRNRNRNR
- a CDS encoding sigma-E processing peptidase SpoIIGA, with protein sequence MIGELIVLFNFFFNIILLRFTQAVTRYPIKTWRLISGAFCSALIAVVFYESIVMTIVSFIVLIGIAFSFRWSSFFVQGSWLMMGTFLAGGLLSAVQPYLLKHSIFAYILFCLGIACSSLFLMKRSWFNKLQQVVQQQYVTNCEVELFDQTLRLLAYIDTGNECLEPLSRAPVHFISFKAVHEQLEPTFEASLEKWSEHDPLALEMFSKELRKNIRIVPLTTVQNSSVLVPAFRAQIKINEKIDKNHYVIFTKNDARFPQKAQMIAHVSVLTNR
- the sigE gene encoding RNA polymerase sporulation sigma factor SigE; translation: MLQKIKNILLNLFNKYFKKGTYYIGGHDSLPIPLTREEEVVVVEAFMNGDLHARDMLIERNLRLVVYIARRFDNTATPIEDLISIGSIGLIKAIETFNLDKNIKLATYASRCIENEILMHLRKTSRMKGEVSLDEPLNSDADGNELLLSDILGTEEHIITMDVERKLERQHMFGAIDKLTPREKYIMECRFGLNGKEEMTQKEVADHLGISQSYISRLEKKIILDLREHLNEPIA
- the sigG gene encoding RNA polymerase sporulation sigma factor SigG produces the protein MRTKVELCGVDTSTLPVLKHEEMKSLFIRLQQGEDYVREELVICNLRLVLSIVGRFAYRGEQADDLFQVGCIGLLKAIDNFDLKHNVRFSTYAVPMIIGEIRRHLRDHHSLRVSRSLRDIAYKAMKAKEAFIAEFLVEPTIEQIAKAIEMKKEDVLFALDAIQDPMSLQEPIYSDGGDAIYMIDQIKDQVTEEQWVGAISVQESLKKLDVRQQMIVTKRFYYGETQTEIAQSLGISQAQISRIEKSAIELMKRDYR
- a CDS encoding PRC-barrel domain-containing protein, which encodes MRFSSVQEKEIIEASSGKFIGYIVDAEVCEKEGTILAFIISTPKKFYHLFQGEESTRKVSFSHILTVGKDVILVKTSEE
- a CDS encoding YggS family pyridoxal phosphate-dependent enzyme; protein product: MTKIINNLELIQKQIEYAKQRASQMQEVKIIAVTKEVDVARTEEAIAAGIIHLGENRPEGLARKLESIHSDVEWHYIGSLQTRKVKQVIQQIDYLHSLDRLSLAEEIEKRATNVVKCFVQVNVSGEESKQGLTKEQALEFLKQLQPFTKIEVVGLMTMAPYTADEHIIRQVFRELKQLQQVVVQLRLPNVPCTELSMGMSNDFEIAVEEGATFVRIGTALVG
- a CDS encoding cell division protein SepF — protein: MSIKNIFDKFFYLEDIEDEQAPGQAAQMQQPVPKPVSSPKQEQMPQQVIQNRMKKERKTQPQIRNNEVAVPNNVVSLQAATSSKNSKLVLVEPRVYAEAQDIAEQLKNKRATVVNLQRIDRDQGKRIIDFLSGTVYALGGDIQRIGTDIFLCTPENVEVSGEISNFVFE
- a CDS encoding YggT family protein, encoding MIFSIVSTAFLVYRFMLIGYILMSWVPALQESAVGRFLETACEPYLGFFRKFIPPIGMIDISPIVGLFVLVFIEQGVYSVLGYLL
- a CDS encoding RNA-binding protein, with product MQHLIQHFRKDEQPFIEQVIGWQREVEDRYAPKLTDFLDPRQRFIVESIIRQSEDVHVFTEGLFDHAERQRMLIAPSYFQATKEDFQMACYAVNYPSKFVQIKHPDVLGALLSIGLDRSKFGDIRLAENTVQFIMAMEIADYVRANLTGIGKIKVHVEEIQTTMLLLQIEEQWVESSYTVSSMRLDVVLATVANISRQKSQNLIGAGKVKVNWTVREATSFELQEGDIISARGFGRVKIIMTEGRTKKDKIRLQIGRLEQKV